The Chlamydia trachomatis A/HAR-13 nucleotide sequence GAGTACAAAAGAAACGCAGCACAAGAAAAACTGCTGCCAGAAAGACTGTAGTACGTAAGCCTGCCGCTAAGAAGACGGCAGCTAAAAAAGCTCCAGTAAGAAAAGTTGCAGCTAAGAAGACTGTAGCTCGCAAAACAGTAGCTAAAAAAACTGTAGCAGCTCGTAAGCCTGTAGCTAAGAAGACGGCAGCTAAAAAAGCTCCAGTAAGAAAAGTTGCAGCTAAGAAGACTGTAGCTCGCAAAACAGTAGCTAAAAAAACTGTAGCAGCTCGTAAGCCTGTAGCTAAGAAAGCAACAGCTAAAAAAGCTCCAGTAAGAAAAGTTGCAGCTAAGAAGACTGTAGCTCGCAAAACAGTAGCTAAAAAAACTGTAGCAGCTCGTAAGCCTGTAGCAAAAAGAGTAGCTTCAACAAAAAAATCTTCCGTAGCAGTAAAAGCTGGAGTTTGTATGAAAAAACATAAACATACTGCAGCTTGTGGACGTGTAGCTGCTTCTGGTGTAAAGGTTTGCGCTTCTGCAGCTAAAAGAAAAACGAATCCTAACCGTTCTCGTACAGCTCACAGCTGGCGTCAACAATTAATGAAATTAGTCGCTAGATAGTCGTATCGCTTTCGATGATTTTCTAAGTAGCCGGGAATAAGAATTCTCTTTTCCCGGTTTTTTGTATTTATTGGCTGAGTCGAAATGCCTTAAGAAGATAAAATCTGGGAACAAAAAGAATAATCCCAGAATTATTGGGTTTTGGCGATGGATTATGGGAAACAGCCAGAATAGTATTCACATAACGTCTACTAAAGATTTTGTTCAGTATATTGAACGTGAACGATTTAGAGTGATTGTGATTGGCTCTTCATCTCTTGAGGACAAAGATATCTTTTCGGAACTTTATATTTCTGGAAGGAAGAGCTTTTTTGACGGACAGCGTTTGTTGCAACAAGAGCTCTTATCTTGGACGGAT carries:
- the hctB gene encoding histone H1-like DNA-binding protein Hc2 — translated: MLGVQKKRSTRKTAARKTVVRKPAAKKTAAKKAPVRKVAAKKTVARKTVAKKTVAARKPVAKKTAAKKAPVRKVAAKKTVARKTVAKKTVAARKPVAKKATAKKAPVRKVAAKKTVARKTVAKKTVAARKPVAKRVASTKKSSVAVKAGVCMKKHKHTAACGRVAASGVKVCASAAKRKTNPNRSRTAHSWRQQLMKLVAR